In Desulfosudis oleivorans Hxd3, the DNA window GTGGAGGCGGCAGCCCGGATCGCGCAACAGTATATCGACCTGGATGCCGTTGCCGCCATTGCCGACGAGGCCCTGCCGGTTGAGTCGCCAGCGCCGGAAGCCGCGGCAGCGCCCCTTTCCGGCTTTCAACCAGTGGTTGCAGTGGCCCGGGACGCGGCCTTTCAGTTTTACTATCCGGACAACCTGGAGGCACTGGAGCGGGCCGGCGCCGATCTGGTATTTGTCAGCCCGATTGCGGACCCATCGCTTCCGGCGAATATCGACGCCCTTTATCTGGGTGGCGGATTTCCCGAAACCCACGCAAAAGAACTGGCCGCCAATGCGTCGTTCCGGCAGCGGGTGCTTGAGCTGGCCGAGGCCGGACTGCCCATTTATGCCGAGTGCGGCGGCCTGATGTACCTGGGAAAAGAGCTGGAACTGAAGAATACCGCATACCCCATGTGCAATGTGCTGCCGGTCTCCTTTGGCATATCGGCCAGGCCGGCGGGCCATGGCTATACCATCTCGATGGTGGACCGTGAGAATCCGTGGTTTCCCGTTGGTATGGAGATTCGGGGCCATGAGTTCCGCTACTCTACGGTACGACAGTGGGAGGGGTCCGATGCCGACCTGGTGTTTTCAACCACCCGGGGCAAAGGGTTTGTCAGTCACCGGGACGGCATCTGCCGCACCAACGTCTTTGCCGCCTACACCCACATTCACGCCCTGGGCACACCGGCCTGGGCCCCGGCCCTGGTGGCCAATGCGGCTCGCTTTCACTCCCAGCACCATTCCTGATTCAACCCTTCGTCTTCATAAAACAAGAGCGTCACACCCGGAGCATATGATTTCGATTTGGATAAAACCAAAATTTAATCGTACTCGTACTCTTACTCGTGATCATGATCTTTTTCTTCGTGATCTTCGTGGTATTCGTGTTGAAACATACTGACTGCCCGGCGCGGCTGACCGCTTATGACACGAAGACCGCGAAGATCACGAAGGAAGCGAAGGTGGGACAAAAAAATACCGGTATTGCAATCAGGTCATATCGTCCTGCGCAAACCGTTCCTCGTCGATGATGGCCGGGTTGAGGCGGGCGGCCAGAAGCGACAGCCGGGTTTTCGGGGTGTTTTTCCGCATGGCCACTGCCACTGCTTTTGATGTCCCCACCAGCACCACCAGTTGCCGTGCCCGGGTCATGGCGGTATAAAAAAGGTTACGCTCCAGCATGGTGTAATGCCGGGTGGTCATGGGCAGCACCACCGCCGGGTACTCCGATCCCTGGGACTTGTGCACCGTGATCGCATAGGCCAGGGTCAGCTCATCGGCTTCGACCACATCATATTCGACGATGCGGCCGTCATAGTTCACATCAATCATGCGCCGCCGTGTGTCCACAGCCGCCACAGTACCGATGTCGCCGTTGAACACCTCCTTGGTGTAGTTGTTTCTCAGGTGCATCACCTTGTCGCCGGGCCTGAAACCGGCCAGTGTCTCTTTATTCCCGGGGCCATCCGGGTTTAATGCCTGCTGGAGTGCATGGTTCAAAGCGATGGTGCCCAGCGGGCCCTTGTGCATGGGGGTGAGTACCTGAATATCGTTTGCCGGGTCCAGGCCAAAGGTTCGCGGCAACCGGGAAACACACAGGTCTTTTATCGTGGCGGCGATTTCTTCCTGAGTTTCTTTTTCTACAAACCAGAAGCCGGTATCCGGGGAGATGGCAGCGGCGGACGCCAGGTCCGGCGGCTCGCTCCGGCGAATGCGGTGGGCGTTCCGCACAATGGCGCTCTGTTCAGCCTGGCGGAACACCTGGGTCAGCTCAAACACCGGCAGGCTGCCGGATGCAATCAGATCCCGCAGCACGTTGCCCGGGCCCACCGACGGCAGCTGATAGACATCCCCCACCAGCACCAGCCCGGCGGTTACCGGAGTGGCGGACAGCAGGGCAAAAAAAAGCGGAATGTCCACCATGGAGGCCTCGTCCACCACGATCACGTCGGCGCGAAGCTGGTTGTCCTGATTTTTCAGAAAAGGGGTTTCCTCAAACCCGATGCCCAGCAGCCGGTGAAGGGTGACCGCCTCCTTGCCGGACACTTCGCAGAGACGTTTGGCGGCCCGGCCCGTGGGCGCGGCCAGCATCACTTTTTTACCGGCACCCTCGAACACCGCGGCAATGGCCCGGATCAGGGTGGTCTTGCCCGTGCCCGGCCCTCCGGTCACCACCACCACCCGGTGGGAAAGAATGTTTTGAATCACCGCCAGCTGTTCGACAGAGGGCTGAATGGCCAACTGCCGCACCACCTGGTCCATGATCTGGTCGCTGTCGGCCCGGTCCGTGGTGACAGGGACCGAGGCAAACGCGGCCAGCCGGGCCGCGATGCCGGTTTCAGCGGCGTACAGGTCCGCCGGATAAACAATGGCCACATCCGGGTCCGGGCCGGGCATCTCGGTTATCACCAGTTCCTCGGCCCGGGCCAGCTCGAAAAGGGCGGTCTCCACATCCGCTGGGTCAATGTGAAACTGCGTGCCGCAATGGTCCACCAGGTGGGAAACAAAGGCAAACACGTTGCCTGCCGTTCTGTTCTGGTCCAGGGTGTGGCGCACGCAGGCCCTTATCCGCCGGGGGTCGTCGGCCCTGGCACCTGAAGAAAGGGCGATGGTGTCGGCGATCACAAACCCGGGGCCCGGCAGGTCCTCGGCCAGGCGAAAGGGGTCGGCCCGCAGGATATCCACCGCCGCCTCTCCATACGCCCGGAAAATCCGGGCGCTGAGGGAGGCATCCACCCCTTTTTCCTGCAAAAACACCATCAACTCCCTGACAGCATGGTGCTCGCGCCAGGCATTCCGGATCATGAGCGCTGTTGCTGCGCCGATGCCCGGCACTTCGGCCAGCCGCTCAGGCTGGTTTTCAATCACGGAAAATGTCTCTTTGCCGAAATGGCGGGTGATCTTTCTGGCCATGGCGGTTCCAACGCCCTGGACCAGGCCGGATTGCAGGTAGTTCTGAATACCTTCCACCGTGGCGGGAAGGGTGACGTCACAGGTTTTCACGGAAAACTGCTGGCCGTACCGGGCATGGGTAGTCCATTCGCCGGTGAGGGTAACGGTCTGCCCCGGCGTCACGCCGGGCAGGATGCCCACCACCGTGACAAGGGTGCCGGGCCGGGCCACACGCAGACCGGCAATGGTGTAAAAAGTGGAAGGATGGCGATATCGAATGGTCTCCAGGACCCCTTGAAGCGTAATCATGCGGCCGGATCCGAATCGTGATTTTTGATCATCCACAGGGCCGCCTCCAACAGGTCGGCGGCCACCCAGGTGGGAAAAACCTGCTTTTCGGCCAGCTCTTTTTCCGCCTGTCTGCCGTTGCCGGTTCTGACCAGAATCGAACAGCCACACCCGGCGGTCCGGGCGCATTCAATATCTTCCGCACTGTCGCCGATCATCACCGAAGAGAGCAGGTCCACGTGATATTTTTCGCGGGCCTGCTGAATCAGGCCGGGCAAAGGCTTGCGGCAGCCGCACCGGTCCGCCGGCACATGGGGGCAGTAAAACACGTCAACAATGCGCCCGCCGGCGTGTTCCGCCTCCTGCCGCATCTTGGCGATCATGTAGTCAAGGCAGGACCGGGTCATCAGGCCACGGCCCACGGCCGGCTGGTTGGTGATTACCATCAGGATGAACCCGGCTTCGGTGAGCCGCTGAATGGCTTCCAGGCTGCCGGGCACAAAGGTCACTTCGGCCCAGTTCTTCACATAGCCGGGGAAATCCTCGTTGATCACCCCGTCCCGGTCCAGGAACACGACATTTCGAAGTTCGGGCGCTTCCATCATTCCGCCACAATAAATGCATCTTCAAAACCGGCCGCGGCCATCTGGGAGCGGGCCGCCTCAGCCGCTTCCCGGGACGGGTACCGCCCCACCCGCACCCGGTGAAACGTATCCACCCCGTCAAAAAATTCCGTCACATGCACATGGGCAAACCGTTTTAAAAGGGATGCCTGAAAATTGTCGGCGTTCTGCCGGCTGGCAAAGGCCCCCACCTGAAAGGCAAACACCCCCTCTTCTTTGCCGAGCCGCACATCACCGGGATGGGGTTCCAGGGCCGTGATGCGCACCGGCGCGGTGCCCGGACCGATTACGCCCAGTTCCCTGGCCGCGGCATAGGAGAGGTCGATGACCCGGCCGGCCACAAAAGGTCCCCGGTCGTTGATTCGCACTTCAAGGGATTTTCCGTTCTGTTTGTTATACACCGTGACCCGGGTGCCCAGGGGAAGCGTCTTGTGGGCCGCGGACGGTTTATGCATATCATAAACCTCGCCGCTGGCGGTTTTCCGGCCGTGAAACGGCTCGCCATACCAGGAGGCCATGCCCTCTTCAGTAAAACCGGCAGCGCTGGGCAGCAGCCTGTATTCTTTGCCGAACTGACGGTACGTACCGGTGGATGGTTTTGCCGGCGGCGTGGAAACGACCCGGGTCGCGCATCCCGACATCAGCAGGCAGACAAGGAGGAAACCCCATGGCAAAAAACAGTGATATCTGCTACCATGCGGCCTGAAACGGGAAAAAACATTGCTCATTTTAACACCCGGGTTAAAGGTTATAACCGGTCAACTGTTTATTTTATGTCATGATCATGACCAATAATCAAGCAGGGAAGCGCAAGACCGCACGCCGTTTTGATTCACGCCCTGCCGGAGACCAGACGTTTCGTGGTTGAAAAAGAGACCCCATCCAGCCGCATCAGCCTCGCGCTGCAATACTTTCTCTACTTTGCCGTGCTGGGCATCTTTCTGCCCTTTTTCAACCTCTACTGCTACCACCTGGGCTTTTCCGGTTTTCAGATCGGCACCCTGTCCGCCATCCAGACCGGCGCCACCGTTGTTTTTCCCCTGATCTGGGGGGCCCTGGCCGACCGGTTTGAGGCCCGCAAGCCGATCTACCTTTTGTGCAACATGGTCAGTGCCGGCTTGTGGAGCTTTTTTCTGTTTACCACCGATTTTATTCCCATGCTGGTGATTACCCTGTTTTACAGCATTTTTCGCGCTCCGGTGATCTCCTTTATGGAGGCTTTTTCCATGGACATACTGGGCGCGGAAAAAAACAGCTACGGCCGGGTCCGGGCCTGGGGCACGGCCAGCTTTATCGCGGTGGTCATCCTCATGGGCCGGGTCACCGACATCTTTTCCATTGACATCATCATTCCCCTGATTCTGGCCGGCACCCTGCTCCAGTCCGCCGGTGCGCTGGCCCTGCCCGCGGTGAAAAGCACGCGGGAGAAAAGCGGGGCCGGCTCCCTGCTGCGGCAGAAACGGGTCAAAATGTTCCTGGCCTGCGCTTTTCTGATGCTGGTCAGCCACGGCACCTACTACGGCTTTTTCTCTATTCACCTGGAGAACCTGGGGTTTGACGCCACTTTCATCGGGTTTGCCTGGGCACTGGCATCCCTGGCCGAAATCGTGGTCATGCTGGCCTCGCCCAGGCTCTTTGCCCGTTTCTCCCTGGAGGCGGTACTGATCTTCTCTTTTTTTGTGGCCGTTGTCCGCTGGCTGCTGATGGCCGTTGTCATATCGGCCCCGCTGATTCTCCTGGGTCAGCTGCTGCACGCCGCCACCTATGCCGCCTTTCACATGGCCAGTATTCTTTACATGGACCGGGTAAGCCTGGAAGGCACCAAAACCCTGGGCCAGGCCGTAAACAACGCGGTGAGCTTCGGCCTTGGCATGATGATCGGTATTTTTGTCAACGGTGTTTTTTTCGACGCTACGGGAGCGCGCCCCCTGTTCATCGCCAGCGCGGTAACGGCCCTGGCCGGTGGCCTGGCCATGATGGCCACAACTCGCCTGGCCGCGCGCAAGGACAGGGCCGTTGCCTGATACCAATAACCAGAGGAGGGCGTTCAATGGGGAAACTCTCTAAAACCGAGGCCCAGAAACGGGCCGACCGGATTGCCGGGTTCCAGGAGGAGCTGGTGCTGCTGGAAAAGGAACAGGTATTGTGCCTGGCCCCGGATCAGAAGGCGGCGGTGGACGCCTATCATAAAGGACTGCTGGAAACCTTTACCGCCGGCTTTGACATCGACACCAGTCGCAGGGAAAAGCAGTTCAGCCTGGGCATGCGTATTGCCTCATTTCTGGGCGCCCTGGCGCTGGCCGCCAGCGT includes these proteins:
- a CDS encoding cobyrinate a,c-diamide synthase; the encoded protein is MQHPIHCPRLVFSALRGGAGKSTVAIGVTAALKHLGKRVAPFKKGPDYIDAGWLSLAAGVSCRNLDTFFIPSEAVLSSFFTHTTGMEIAVIEGNRGLYDGIDIDGRTSTAEIAKLLGAPVVLCLDCTKTTRTSAAVVAGCMQFDEATRIRGVVLNRVAGPRHESIVRRSIEHYCGIPVVGAIPKLADEEFPERHMGLVPTFEHAWAQEAVEAAARIAQQYIDLDAVAAIADEALPVESPAPEAAAAPLSGFQPVVAVARDAAFQFYYPDNLEALERAGADLVFVSPIADPSLPANIDALYLGGGFPETHAKELAANASFRQRVLELAEAGLPIYAECGGLMYLGKELELKNTAYPMCNVLPVSFGISARPAGHGYTISMVDRENPWFPVGMEIRGHEFRYSTVRQWEGSDADLVFSTTRGKGFVSHRDGICRTNVFAAYTHIHALGTPAWAPALVANAARFHSQHHS
- the recD2 gene encoding SF1B family DNA helicase RecD2 encodes the protein MITLQGVLETIRYRHPSTFYTIAGLRVARPGTLVTVVGILPGVTPGQTVTLTGEWTTHARYGQQFSVKTCDVTLPATVEGIQNYLQSGLVQGVGTAMARKITRHFGKETFSVIENQPERLAEVPGIGAATALMIRNAWREHHAVRELMVFLQEKGVDASLSARIFRAYGEAAVDILRADPFRLAEDLPGPGFVIADTIALSSGARADDPRRIRACVRHTLDQNRTAGNVFAFVSHLVDHCGTQFHIDPADVETALFELARAEELVITEMPGPDPDVAIVYPADLYAAETGIAARLAAFASVPVTTDRADSDQIMDQVVRQLAIQPSVEQLAVIQNILSHRVVVVTGGPGTGKTTLIRAIAAVFEGAGKKVMLAAPTGRAAKRLCEVSGKEAVTLHRLLGIGFEETPFLKNQDNQLRADVIVVDEASMVDIPLFFALLSATPVTAGLVLVGDVYQLPSVGPGNVLRDLIASGSLPVFELTQVFRQAEQSAIVRNAHRIRRSEPPDLASAAAISPDTGFWFVEKETQEEIAATIKDLCVSRLPRTFGLDPANDIQVLTPMHKGPLGTIALNHALQQALNPDGPGNKETLAGFRPGDKVMHLRNNYTKEVFNGDIGTVAAVDTRRRMIDVNYDGRIVEYDVVEADELTLAYAITVHKSQGSEYPAVVLPMTTRHYTMLERNLFYTAMTRARQLVVLVGTSKAVAVAMRKNTPKTRLSLLAARLNPAIIDEERFAQDDMT
- the gmhB gene encoding D-glycero-beta-D-manno-heptose 1,7-bisphosphate 7-phosphatase; translated protein: MEAPELRNVVFLDRDGVINEDFPGYVKNWAEVTFVPGSLEAIQRLTEAGFILMVITNQPAVGRGLMTRSCLDYMIAKMRQEAEHAGGRIVDVFYCPHVPADRCGCRKPLPGLIQQAREKYHVDLLSSVMIGDSAEDIECARTAGCGCSILVRTGNGRQAEKELAEKQVFPTWVAADLLEAALWMIKNHDSDPAA
- a CDS encoding septal ring lytic transglycosylase RlpA family protein, yielding MPWGFLLVCLLMSGCATRVVSTPPAKPSTGTYRQFGKEYRLLPSAAGFTEEGMASWYGEPFHGRKTASGEVYDMHKPSAAHKTLPLGTRVTVYNKQNGKSLEVRINDRGPFVAGRVIDLSYAAARELGVIGPGTAPVRITALEPHPGDVRLGKEEGVFAFQVGAFASRQNADNFQASLLKRFAHVHVTEFFDGVDTFHRVRVGRYPSREAAEAARSQMAAAGFEDAFIVAE
- a CDS encoding MFS transporter, with protein sequence MVEKETPSSRISLALQYFLYFAVLGIFLPFFNLYCYHLGFSGFQIGTLSAIQTGATVVFPLIWGALADRFEARKPIYLLCNMVSAGLWSFFLFTTDFIPMLVITLFYSIFRAPVISFMEAFSMDILGAEKNSYGRVRAWGTASFIAVVILMGRVTDIFSIDIIIPLILAGTLLQSAGALALPAVKSTREKSGAGSLLRQKRVKMFLACAFLMLVSHGTYYGFFSIHLENLGFDATFIGFAWALASLAEIVVMLASPRLFARFSLEAVLIFSFFVAVVRWLLMAVVISAPLILLGQLLHAATYAAFHMASILYMDRVSLEGTKTLGQAVNNAVSFGLGMMIGIFVNGVFFDATGARPLFIASAVTALAGGLAMMATTRLAARKDRAVA